A window of the Vigna angularis cultivar LongXiaoDou No.4 chromosome 3, ASM1680809v1, whole genome shotgun sequence genome harbors these coding sequences:
- the LOC108323071 gene encoding phosphoenolpyruvate carboxylase kinase 2, which translates to MCEALKTQYQVNEEIGRGRFGTIFRCFHPLSNEPYACKVIDKSLLADSTDRECLQNEPKFMTLLSPHPNILQIFDVFEDDDYLSIVMDLCQPHTLFDRIVNGPISETQAAVLIKSLLEGLAHCHRMGVAHRDIKPDNVLFDSADNLKLADFGSAEWFGDGSTMSGVVGTPYYVAPEVVMGREYDEKVDVWSCGVILYIMLAGIPPFYGDSAAEIFEAVVRANLRFPSRIFRNVSPAAKDLLRKMICRDPSRRFSAEQALRHPWILSAGDTAQLT; encoded by the exons atgtgCGAAGCGCTGAAGACGCAGTACCAGGTAAACGAGGAGATCGGTCGTGGACGGTTCGGAACCATCTTCCGCTGTTTCCACCCTCTCTCCAACGAACCCTACGCCTGCAAGGTCATCGACAAGTCTCTCCTCGCCGATTCCACCGACCGCGAGTGTCTCCAGAACGAACCAAAATTCATGACCCTTCTCTCTCCTCACCCTAACATCCTTCAAATCTTCGATGTCTTCGAGGACGACGATTAtctctccatcgtcatggaccTCTGCCAGCCCCACACGCTCTTCGACCGCATCGTTAACGGCCCAATCTCCGAGACCCAGGCGGCCGTCCTCATCAAGAGCCTTCTCGAAGGCCTGGCCCACTGCCATCGCATGGGCGTGGCCCACCGCGACATCAAGCCCGACAATGTTCTCTTCGACTCCGCGGATAATCTCAAGCTGGCGGACTTCGGGTCGGCGGAGTGGTTCGGCGACGGGAGCACCATGAGTGGCGTGGTGGGGACGCCGTACTACGTGGCGCCGGAGGTTGTGATGGGAAGGGAGTATGATGAGAAAGTTGATGTGTGGAGCTGTGGtgttattttgtatataatgtTGGCAGGGATTCCCCCTTTCTATGGAGACTCTGCTGCCGAGATCTTTGAGGCTGTGGTTAGGGCTAACCTTCGCTTCCCTTCTAGAATCTTCCGGAATGTCTCCCCCGCCGCCAAGGATCTCCTCAGAAAAATGATCTGTCGAGACCCTTCTAGAAGGTTCTCAGCAGAACAAGCCTTGA GACATCCTTGGATCTTGAGTGCTGGTGACACAGCTCAGTTGACTTGA